The DNA region ACAGGTCGGGGTGTGTTCAGTTGCCGGTGCTTTCAAAAAGGAGATTCTTATTGAGTACAGAGGGGAAGTCATAAGTAGAAAGGAACAAGAAAACCGATTGAAAATTTACCATGATGCACTCGAGgcttttatgtttgatttcaaGTTCAATGGACAACAGCTTTGGTATGTGACtgttttaaggttgttttttattttatatttaaacaaagtgatgtaaacattttcagcttcatcaGTAAAAGTAGTTTTAGTTGGTGGAGGAATATTCTTCCGacatgcaaacatgcaaaatcctTTCCCTTGCATGGTATAATTATTCTTATTGCTTACTTAATATTTTAGTGTTGATGCTGCCAGAGAGGATGGATCATTGGGGAGGCTGGTAAATGATGAAGAGATGAACCCAAACAGCAAATTGAAAGTTACAAGGGTGGATGGAAGACCtcatctttgtttatttgcactCAAAGATATTGGTCCTGGGGAAGAAATCACTTATGTTTATGGTGATTCTGACTGGCCATGGAGAAGAAAGGTATTGATAAGAGTGAAAATTCTATCACAAGTCATTTTACTAGcattgaagacatttttgaaGGATATGTCATGTTGTAGTACAGAGTTTCATTATAGTTGAAAACAAGAAGTGATTAGCAGTGcctaaaaaaacagattttggagAAAGACTTAATCAGACCAATATTTCAACTTGGTTCAGTGCTATCCAAAATGCTAGAAACTGTCatatgtaaattaatttattctaaccttatatttatgaacattttatagCAGGAGATATATTTTGTAGTGTCAATACACAAAGGTTCTGGTTAACAATCAGCTGGACAGGTTCATTCAGTAGTAGGTTTAGAAGTACGGACTCATTCAGTGTACATCCCTTCATTTCAGATTTCCAAAGATGAACTGTGTCAGGCTGTTGACGTGGACGCATGCGGATCCTGTTCAACTAACCCTCCAGAGGTAATTTTGGTTTGAAACGAccaacatattttctaaaataaagtaattgaAATGATATTTAGTACTGTTCAAACACACAGGACTTGTGTAATACTTGACATGTAAGCTGCATAAAACGGGAGGACTGAGGTTTGAAATTACAAGTACAGAAGAATTGAAAGTTGCATTTAGAAGCGCCCATACACACAGGTCCTGTGTAATACTCAACATGTAAGGTACCAGAATAAGGAGGACTTAGTTTCGAAATTACAAGTACAAAAGACTGAAAGTTAAATGTAGAAGCGCCCATACACACAGGTCCTGTGTAATACTCAACATGTAATGTGCTGGAATAAGGAGGACTGTTTTCTACATTGGGAACAAACTCATATTCAGTGAGTgttctttacatttcagatttccaAAGATGAAAGGTGTCAGGCTGGTGACGTGGATGCATGCGGATCCTGTTCAACCAACCCTCCAGAGGTAATTTTGGTGTCCAACAAccaacttattttctaaaattaagtCATTGAAAGGATATTAAGTACTGTTCAAACACACAGGTGTTGTCTAGTATTTGATATGTAAGCTGCATAAAAAGGGAGGACTGAGGTTTGAAATTACAAGTACAAAAGAATGAATGTTACATGTAGAAACGCCCATACACACAGGTCCTGTGTAATACTCATCATGTAAGGTGCCAGAATAAGGAGGACTGAGGTTTGAAATGACAAGTACAGAAGAATGAAAGTGACATGTAGAAACGCCCATACACAGAGGTCCTGTGTAATACTCAACATGTAATGTGGCTGAATAAGGAGGACTGTTTTCTACATTGGGAACAAACTCACATTCAGTGAGTGTTctttacttttcagatttccaaaGATGAGCTGTGTCAGGCTGGTGAGGTAGATGCATGCAGAACCTGTTCAACCAACCCTGCAGAGGTAATTTTGGTCTCCAACAAccaacttattttctaaaataaagtcattgAAAGGATATTAAGTTCTGTGCAAACCCATAGGTCTTGTGTAATACTTGATATGTAAGTTGCCTAAAAAGGGAGGACAGAGATTTGAAATTACAAGTACATAAGAATAAAAGTTACATGTGAAAACACCCATACACACAGGTCCTGTGTAATACTCAACATGTAATGTGCTGGAATAGTGAGGACTGTTTTCTACATTGGGAACAAACTCACATTCAGTGAGTGTTctttacttttcagatttccaaaGATGAGCTGTGTCAGGCTGGTGAGGTAGATGCATGCAGAACCTGTTCAACCAACCCTGCAGAGGTAATTTTGGTCTCCAACGAccaacttattttctaaaataaagtaattgaAACGATATTAAGTGCTGTTCAAACACATAGGTCTTGTGTAATACTTGATATGTAAGCTGCCTAAAAAGGGAGGACAGAGGTTTGAAATTACAAGTACATAAGAATGAAAGTGACATGTAGAAACGTCCATACACACAGGTCCTGTGTAATACTCAAATGTAAGGTCCCGGAATAAGGAGGACTGTTTTCTACATTGGGAACAAACTCACAATTAGTGAGTGGtctttacatttcagattttcaaaaatgaacTATATCAGGCTGGTGACCTGGATGCATGCAGATCCTGTTTAACCAACCCTCCAGAGGTACTATTGGTCTCCAACGAccaacttattttctaaaatgaagtCATTGAAATTATATTAACTACTGTTCAAACGCACAGGTCTTGTGTAATAGTCATCATGTAAGGTGGTGATATCAGGAGGACTGAGTTTTGAAATTGCAAGTACAAAAGAATGAAAGTTACATGTAGAAGTGCACAGACACACATGTCCTGTGTAATATTCAACATGTAATGTGCAGGAATTAGGAGGACTGTTTTCTACATTGGGAACAGACTTACTGTACATTAAGCGAGTGTTCTTTACTTTTCAGTTGATTAACCCCATAAAGGAGTGTTTTGGACTTCACAGTTTAAGGAACCTACCTACAACAAATAAATGCTCATCCAgaccattatttttttatatgttcttCTTTTCAGCACAAAGTAAACACAGAGATGGTAAGGGGAAAGAActcaacagaaaactaaaacgGAAGGACATAGAGCCCCgcagaaaatgaacacaaataaaaattctggTAAGTCACCACACCTACACAAGTCAAGAAACACCAATCTACTTAAGCTCAAAAGCACAACTGAAGCATGGTCAAAAGTAATGATCCACACCACTGAAAGGCAATAGGATGaccattttcttctttatgcaTAATATTTTGAGCAGACATGATCCAATATGTCATCTGGCTTAAATTACCATGCACATACCATATAAAACTGTACCTTgtattaaaatgataaactttCACATAGTCAATGTTCAGATGCtagaaaatctaatttagtGATGAGTAATGGGACTGTTTATACTACTTTCTCTATGCCAATCTTAATCTGAAATACATTCACATagttatattttttcaaagtagcAAAGCACCACAAAACTGTAATAAGCAAAGTAATTGGAATATATCTTTAAATTTGGTTAATTTTAAGATATTCACCAAATTTAAGATGTTAAATTTGGTTAATCTCTGGTTTAAGGAAATCAGAGATATCAATCAATGGGCCTTTGCTGATGCTGCACCtgtacagaaatgtattttggtgGAATCAGTGAGATGGTTCTGAGTGGGATCTCTTTCACTGGAAAAAAGACTAGGAACCAGCATGAGAAGGAAGAACAAGTCTTTTGGCTTTGGATGGTTCTTCACCAGCTGCTGAGGCCTGTTTGTCAAACAAATGCAATTTTagattatgaaaaatatttgtttttccaaaattcAGTCAAATAATCAGTCATACATACCAAGCAACCATACCAAGTGTTAACAGCAGTATAAGCTGTTTGGCATTtgcagaaattaattttcatcGGTGCAACCTACATGCTCATTTCTGTAGCTTGTCCCACTAATGTAAGTTCTTTATGAATGCTCATTTGAAAAGGGGAATAAACAGGCATTACATAAtttataacaaagaaaaattaacaattgGAGTTggtttttaataatgaattatttgtcttttttctagCATCTCTGGAAAGTGCTAGGAGAGCAAAAAAGCATCCATGGTCTCCCGTAGAGGTTGCTGCGGTCATGAGGCACTTTGGTGAACACATCAAGAAAGGACAACTGGCCACTATGATAGAATGCCAGCAATGCAAAAAGGCTGAGGATCCTGCTCTAGCTAGTTGTGATATCCAAAACATAAGAGATTTTGTGAGAAATCAGGGTGTAACATTGAAAGTACTTTCAATAAATTAATCCAGTATTTCTACTGATACTATGAGTAAGTTCATCTTGTTCACacaatttgttttatctttttgatttaacaatagacctgtaattcatttaattttggcATTCACAGATTTTCCTTTATGTTCACAAATAGAATTGTTGCTCTAGTTCTTAGAGCAGAAGGTGCTGTAAATGCAGTCCACTTTCTGCGTAGTTATATTCCATATTTCCATGTTTGGActtaatacaaatacatttcatgTTTGTGTATGCCATGGTCCTGATAAATAAAGTTGGCCCTGACAATTACTGTTGGTGTCATGGGCGGAGCCAAGCACCTCATTATCGTTTGTCCTTTTAATACAGCATTGCGTCAGGTTCTTGTATTTTGAGTTCTGATGTGTGTATCTAAATTTTCAAGTGAGATCTATGTTGTGTAACTCAAACAAGATTTTTGACAACTTAGTAGGTCTTCCTAGCACAAGTGGAAAGGGGTGACTGTTTAGTGTTGCAAAAAACTGGTTTGAAAAAAGTATCCCTCTAATCCACCAAAACcagtatgcgtgtgtgtgtgtgtgtgtgtgtgtgtgtgtgtgtgtgtgtgtgtgtgtgtgtgtgtgtgtgtgtgtgtgtgtgtgtgggcgtgtgtatgCAATGATAATTGTAATAAGGTTTTGTTGCACATCCATGCTTCAGAACAGAGGTAAAGCTCTGTTCTCCTTTGAAACATTCTCAACCATATTTGTTTAAGTGTTTCCCACAATCTTATTCTTTTGATCACTACCAAAATCTTGTGATCATAGATGAAGGAAGGAATGCAGATCAGCAGATAAATCAAGAGCTTcaccattcagctgttttttcgCCACAATATATATGTAAAGTTTCCACAACTCTATCGccaagatgaaaacaaaactctagCTAAACCTGCTAGACTagaatgaaactgaaaatcttTAACATTGATGTGAAAGAGGTTACTGACCAGGTTCATGATGGTTGCAGAATCAGTCTCCATCAACAGTGTTGTTGAGATCATTGCATCCAGAGCCAAAACATAATCTAGAAGAACAGAGAGTCAACATTACTAtttaaaatagaataataaCAGAATGAAATATGTTTATACATAATATGTTATCCTCTATATCCTTTAGACATAATCTAAACTAAAAATGAAGGAAGCCATCAGGTTAGGACCTTGGTAACAGTCTATATTTAACAGGTTTGGTGATGTTTTCTAACATGAACTTCTGTCACACTTACTTGGTCCTGGGTCTGGTGTTGCATTTGGGGTGGAGGAAGTAGGAGGTGTAGTTGTTGTGGTGGGTTGGTTGGTTGTAGTTGTGAGTGTAGTTGTAGTTTGTGGAGGTGTAGTTGTTGTGGTGGGTTGGTTGGTTGTAGTTGTGAGTGTAGTTGTAGTTTGTGGAGGTGTAGTTGTACTCGGGTGGGAAACAGTTGCTATATAAACAGATAAAGCAGCAGATCAACATCAACATTATGAGTTTAGGAAAAACTTAATTCAGACCAAAGTGTTGATTTCCACTCACTGTTTCCAGTCGTCACAAAGACGCATCGAAGGTCAGACTGGTACACAGAGCTGGAGGAACTGGGAAGGTAATTAGAGCAACAGCTTAGATATTAAACTATTCATAAAATGACCAATCAATTCAGCTtaatggatatttaaaatgacagctTCTACAAATTTAAAGCAGCTGTCAATGCCAGAGTtgcatattttcagaaaacatggTTTTGATTCAGTTGTGATAAACCCAACTTTTCACCAGTTTCCTCCTTCTCTTATTTTGCCAAAgtctagatttttaaaatacgaCAAATGGTCTATAAAGCTCTAAATGGTTTTTGGTCAAACTATGTTTTAAGGGGAGGagaggctatttttttttattcatatagtgccattttataccacaatcaaTTAACCGTTATGAAAATGGTCTGTATGTCAAAAACAAGCCACATCTAAAATTGTCACCTGTCTCTTGAAGAAGCTTCAACTCTTTCCGACACTTTTCATTTCATCACAACAAATCTTCTCCATGATGTTTCAATAACTGTTTTGGACGTATTGTGGCATTTTATAGTAAATCacgtaactgttaccttcagctgctataaaaatgctacacaaaatatgatttaaactgttttaaatacaCTAATAAATTAAGACACTAACTTTGCTTGGACAACGAAGCAGAGAGGGTAGTTCAGTCCTCCGTCACCGGCAATTGGTGTCCATGTCAGGGTGAAGTTTCCTGATCCTGATGAACTCTTGGCGGAACCGGGCGGTCCGCTGAACAGGAGCTCAGTGGTACTTTAAGAAACAGGTGATAAAAAGTTTGCTAGACTGATATTTCCAAAGCTTCACAAGATGACAGGCTTTCTTGGCATTGGCATCATATTTTCAATGTAATGTAATGGTTGGACAGATGCTGTTACTGTTTTTAGTtggggattttttgttgttgttttttgttttttctgttgttaatATTTTGGTTCTAAGAAAACTTACcccaaaacacttttttttttgttttgcttgatatatttatatttcaataatCTATGTTACTCAAATGGATTTGTGTAACTTAACACATCAGATTAGCTTCAGTTTCAGACTGTTTCTCCTGAGAATGTGGACAAAACCTTTATATCTGGAAGTTCCTGTATTGATCACTCACTCAGCCTGGGTTGCTTCTGCTCTGACGCTGATTTCCACAGCCTGGTTAACGTTGGTGAAGATCTGAGCTCCATGTTCAGGAGTTGGAGGCAGAAACCTGGGCAGATATTCACCTTCTGTGCAGGATGGAGCTGCAGGATCCACTGGAACAAAAAATACTAACGTTACAAAATAATTCAAGATGAAAAAACTGGTCAGTTTGTTcattacataaaacaaacttcagCTGCTGATTGGAAGGAGAGTATTTAATTGGCTCAACATTGGTTAAATTTAGCTTTGGTAAATTTCTTTATGTACTTTGGGTGAAAACAGATTCAAGACATTCGGCTAAAAACAGACTTTTCTTGTCCAGAGCCGCTCTATGTGGTTCAAATCAAGCTGATCAATCTGTGCAGTTTTACCtctgaaaacaaactggaaagGGATGCTGCCGATGGCGATGCTGGAAGTTTTCACTTCCTGTACACCAGTATTGCCATCAGTCAGAGTGATGGTTTGTCTGGGAAAATCCTCCACCATCATCTGAACCGCATACGGACCTTCATTGCTGCTGTTTGTGGGACTGAATGACAGAGAACAAGACTGGAAGAGaacagaaaggagaagaaaaagtcccaaattaaaactgaatcagaggattaatctatAATCCAGAGATAATCCAGACACTATAGATTTTGTTAAATCTGTTTATTGTCACTTTATTTTGAAtcagaagcaaaaaaaacccaacacaacAGTTATTCTGTGATCCTTAttaccatttttttattttgaacatgataaaatcatgcaaagaaaaactaatttaaaagacATATATTTGTACCACAGTAATCCTAACATGCTTGAAAAGTAATAGGAAGACGTATCAATATTTTGATCTCAACTTGAAAACCACTTTGTGctcattttttaagaaaatccaGACTAATTAATGTTAATGACTGATTATTTATTGTCAACATTTAATACTCACTGATGAGACACTGAGGACAGACGGAGGAGTGCAGATGTTACACTCTGAACCAGCTGCATATCTGCATCTAATGTCGTCTCCATCTGGATCAGAGACCAGCAGGTTGATGTTTCTCTGACAGTTTGAAGGAActctgagagaaaaagaaacatttaattgaacATCACAACCATACCTCTATGAGTCCCTTCAGGTAtttgtcaaataatttaaacCTGTCTGACTGGTTCTCCAGTGTTTATTCCCAAcaagactttgtttttaatccttaTGTTTCCTCTGgatttgtttcagttcagtttcctCTAATGATAAATTCTCTCCAAGAAACACTttagtaaatttattttatactgatttatgtgatcaattattttaaatagaacAACGTTCACTTTTAACAACATTATCAGCTGAATTATTGCATCAAGCAGTTATTTATATCAccaatcttgtttttaaaataacaagaatagctgttttgttatattttttttaaatatgtctttGGCTTCATGTAACTTCATGTCTCTGGATGATTGATTCACAGAgtttcatctgaaaatgttgaataaGTAACAAAACATAATCATTTACTAATGTTGCAATCAATACAATCTGTTTACATGTGACAATTTGCAAATGAGGAACAAAATTACCTGACTAGAGGGATGATGGTGGTCTGGGGAGTtgagtttggtttgtttatgtCAGAGCGGTTTCTCAAGTCGTTGTTCACTACTACCCTCGTTTGTACAAtcccatttctgttttctatccAGCTTGAAGAACCAACCCTGCAGTGGATGATGAGTTCAGCAAAGTTATTAGGAAATAATACAGCAAGACCAAATATCTAAAGACTGACAAGGCAGAATATGTTTCCACCAGCTGTTGCTTTCTAGATCTTCTTTCttagaaaacagcaaaatctaATCAATCCAAACGATGAATCTGACTTGGATTTCAGGATTTGGATCAGTCATCAGTTGAAATCTGAACAtagcaaaatatatttctatttaatgATAAAGTAGACTTACGAATGTTGGTATGTAAATGTGTTTGGGCCGTAGCTATTGTAAATATCAACTCTTGTTTTTTGACACCATTCATTCCTGCTCTCATCAATTGCATAAACTGGTGGAGTGGTACAGTTTCCACCACAATGCCAAATGTCGACCTCTTGACATGAGCTGCCGCTCTCCTTAAAGTGATAGGGTATCTgtgtaattaaaatgaagagttaattttttttttctgaaaaaagctaacgtaatattttacaaagaagcTCAACTTACTACGAAGGGCTGAACGTCTCCAAAATAGTAGCTAAGGACCGCACCATAATAAGCAGCTTGAGCTCCGctgatgagcagcagcagcaacacagacGACAACATGGTGACAGAGTGAAGCTTTCCTGAGAAAGACTGAAAGTTTTTAGAGAGAAATGAAGTTATACTTCTACAGTCAGCCTCTGGGCCACACCCACTGCTGCTTTCTCGGAAGATTTACTGGTATGAGAAAAATGAAGTTACCTGGAATGAGAAAAATATCTGATTGGTGAAAAATTACTGGaaatcaaaatgtgaattatgaTTTGCAGTAACTGGAAATGTCACAAACCTTTCATTCAG from Xiphophorus maculatus strain JP 163 A chromosome 14, X_maculatus-5.0-male, whole genome shotgun sequence includes:
- the LOC111610784 gene encoding cell wall protein DAN4-like, with amino-acid sequence MLSSVLLLLLISGAQAAYYGAVLSYYFGDVQPFVIPYHFKESGSSCQEVDIWHCGGNCTTPPVYAIDESRNEWCQKTRVDIYNSYGPNTFTYQHSVGSSSWIENRNGIVQTRVVVNNDLRNRSDINKPNSTPQTTIIPLVRVPSNCQRNINLLVSDPDGDDIRCRYAAGSECNICTPPSVLSVSSSCSLSFSPTNSSNEGPYAVQMMVEDFPRQTITLTDGNTGVQEVKTSSIAIGSIPFQFVFRVDPAAPSCTEGEYLPRFLPPTPEHGAQIFTNVNQAVEISVRAEATQADTTELLFSGPPGSAKSSSGSGNFTLTWTPIAGDGGLNYPLCFVVQANSSSSVYQSDLRCVFVTTGNTTVSHPSTTTPPQTTTTLTTTTNQPTTTTTPPQTTTTLTTTTNQPTTTTTPPTSSTPNATPDPGPNYVLALDAMISTTLLMETDSATIMNLIKEELKRQGLTSDITLKLLSSRLVGVTTPAP